A genomic stretch from Acinonyx jubatus isolate Ajub_Pintada_27869175 chromosome E2, VMU_Ajub_asm_v1.0, whole genome shotgun sequence includes:
- the GABARAPL2 gene encoding gamma-aminobutyric acid receptor-associated protein-like 2 isoform X2, with protein MKWMFKEDHSLEHRCVESAKIRAKYPDRVPVIVEKVSGSQIVDIDKRKYLVPSDITVAQFMWIIRKRIQLPSEKAIFLFVDKTVPQSSLTMGQLYEKEKDEDGFLYVAYSGENTFGF; from the exons ATGAAGTGGATGTTCAAGGAGGACCACTCGCTGG AACACAGATGTGTGGAATCTGCGAAGATCCGAGCGAAATATCCCGACCGGGTTCCG GTGATTGTGGAAAAAGTCTCAGGCTCTCAGATTGTTGACATTGACAAACGGAAGTATCTGGTTCCATCTGACATCACTGTGGCTCAGTTCATGTGGATCATCAGGAAAAGGATCCAGCTTCCTTCTGAAAAGGCAATCTTCCTGTTTGTGGATAAGACAGTCCCACAGTCCAG ccTAACTATGGGACAGCTTTACgagaaggaaaaagatgaagaCGGATTCTTGTATGTGGCCTACAGTGGAGAGAACACTTTTGGCTTCTGA
- the GABARAPL2 gene encoding gamma-aminobutyric acid receptor-associated protein-like 2 isoform X1, translating to MKWMFKEDHSLEHRCVESAKIRAKYPDRVPVIVEKVSGSQIVDIDKRKYLVPSDITVAQFMWIIRKRIQLPSEKAIFLFVDKTVPQSRVHSSGHCPPTSPHLPSPAGKERNPGPVEARGLQSRWVTGCVPISPAGS from the exons ATGAAGTGGATGTTCAAGGAGGACCACTCGCTGG AACACAGATGTGTGGAATCTGCGAAGATCCGAGCGAAATATCCCGACCGGGTTCCG GTGATTGTGGAAAAAGTCTCAGGCTCTCAGATTGTTGACATTGACAAACGGAAGTATCTGGTTCCATCTGACATCACTGTGGCTCAGTTCATGTGGATCATCAGGAAAAGGATCCAGCTTCCTTCTGAAAAGGCAATCTTCCTGTTTGTGGATAAGACAGTCCCACAGTCCAG GGTCCATAGCAGTGGCCACTGtcctcccacctcaccccatctgccctcccctgctgggaaagagagaaatccaGGTCCGGTGGAAGCACGTGGGCTCCAAAGCAGATGGGTGACCGGGTGTGTGCCCATCAGTCCAGCCGGTTCATGA